Part of the Solibacillus isronensis genome is shown below.
CCCTGCAGAATCATAGCCACGGTACTCTAGTTTCTCTAAACCTTTTAATAAAATCTCTTTAGCGTCCAATACGCCGTTATATCCTACAATTCCACACATAATCCGTTTCCTCCAATGTAATTGCTACACCGAAGCACATTTTGGCAACACAAAAGTAGACTACGAAATCTACCTTTTTTCGCCTAGTGCGCTTTACGGAAGTTAATTCGATGGTGATGTTTGCTCTCGTTTAGCAAAGCTAGCACGCATCGTTAACATTCCTGCTCTTTATTTAAAAGGTGATGTAGCTAAATATTATTTTTAATTGTATGCCGTTTCGCTTTTCTGTCCAGAAAATCACTTCTCTGTTTTAAAACGAAAGTTACAACCGGGCATGTGCGATCGGGAGGCATCCGCCGAAATTTCGATAAACCTCCACCTCGTCAACTAAGGATTATGTCCGCTCGATTTCCTTAGTTCTGGCGCTATAATTGTTTTCCGATTTTGTATGCGCGATTTTCTCCCCTTTTGCGCAGCTCAACGATTTCCTTTTGCTGAGCATTTACATCATACACATAAACAATTTCACCGTCAATCCTACGCTATCATTGTAAGCGCTTCACAGAAAAAATTTTTTCTTAAAAATAGTGCGGCTGTTGCCTTACATCTGTGAATTTCTCCCCATAAGAAAAACATCCCGTTTTGATTGGGGGAGATGAAGTTTGTAACAGCAGTAATGTTGTCATTCCCACTGATTACAAGACTCACTCCACATGACATCAAAACGGGATATGCACTATTTTCTATCGTATGCAAAGAGCTCGATTAAAGCCCCTTCTCTTCTAATAAATTTACAATTTCTCGGTTAAATGCCGGTAAATCATCCGGTGTACGGCTTGTTACAAGCTGTTTTTGACAAACAAATACTTCTTCATCATGGAAGTTTACCCCTGCATATTCCATATCGACTTTAATCGATTTATAACCTGTCGCATCTCGTCCCTCTAATGACTTCGCTGTAATTAGCAGCTGTGGTCCATGGCAAATTGCAAAGACAGGTTTCTTTTCATCCATAAAATACTTTGCAAATGCTACAACGCGCTCATCATCACGCAGTAAATCCGGTGAAAAACCACCTGGAATAAATAACGCATCAAAGTCCTGCGGGTTCGCCTCTGCTACCCCTTTATCAATCTGAACTGTTGCTTCGCCATTTTTACCTGTAATCGATTTATTACCTTCTTTATCGATTGTTACAATTGTATGCCCTGCAGCCTCTAGTGCCTGTTTCGGACTTGTGAACTCCACATCTTCAAACTTGTCAGTAATTAATGTTGCAATTTTAGCCAATGTAAAACACTCCTTCGTCTTATTAGGATACTGTATTTTGTTTCCCCGAATTCTTGAAAATGAAACATATTTACCGCAAATAGTAGAACAGTTTCAGTATTCATTAGAATGGTAAAATTTATAACTGGGTTTAAGCGGTAAAAAGGTTGTTTTGTCGTTTGGAGTTAATTTCGTGATCCTTTTTAGAAGAGTTGCATTCGATATTCGAAAGTTTCACATGGATATTTGAATACTTGGATAACATTTTAGAACATTGGGTACTTTTTTTAGAAGAACGGATGTTTATTAGAACTCTTTTAGTTATATTAGATCTTCTAAACCGGATATTAGAAAATCCATCACAAATCAAAAAAACACCGGAAGCAATGTCTCCATCACTTCCGGTGCTGTCTCTATAATTTATTCAGCTAAACCCATTTCTGTACGTACTACATCTGCGATTCGTGCTACATAGTTTTCGCAAGCCTCTTCTGAAGCTGCCTCGACCATAACGCGCACTAAAGGCTCTGTACCTGAAGGGCGAACTAATACACGACCATTGCCTGCCATTTCCGCTTCTACTTCAGCGATGACAGCGGCAACCTTTTCATTTTGTGTTACAGCATGTTTATCTGTTACACGTACGTTCACTAACTTTTGCGGGTAAATCGTCATTTCCCCTGCAAGTTCAGAAAGTTTCTTGCCTGTTGCTTTCATAATATTCACTAGCTGAATACCTGTAAGCAAACCGTCGCCTGTTGTATTGTAATCTAAAAATACGATGTGACCCGATTGCTCGCCACCTAAGTTATAATCATTTGCACGCATTTCTTCCACAACATAGCGGTCTCCAACTGCTGTTTGAACACTTGTCATTTCGTTGTCTTCAAGCGCTTTGTAGAAGCCCATGTTACTCATAACTGTAGAAACAATCGTGCCTTTGTTTAAGCGGCCTTTTGCGTGTAAATATTTTCCGATAATGAACATAATCTGGTCACCGTCAACAATCGTACCGTTCTCATCTACAGCGATTAAACGGTCGCCATCTCCATCAAATGCTAAACCGACATCCGCGCCGCGCTCCGCGACAAATGCAGCTAATTTTTCAGGATGTGTTGAACCGACACCTTCATTGATGTTCAGTCCATCCGGTGAAGCACCCATTGTTGAAATATCTGCCTCTAAATCTGCGAATAAATGTGTTGCTAAAGAAGAAGTCGCACCATGCGCACAGTCTAATGCCACATGTAATCCTTCAAAATCTTCTTCAACTGTTTGTTTTAAGTATGAAATATATTTTTGTCCACCTTCAAAGTAGTCTGTTACTGAACCAACAGCAGCACCTACTGGACGTGGTAATGTATCTTCTTCTGCATCAAGAATACGTTCAATCTCTTCTTCTTGTGCATCCGTTAATTTAAAGCCGTCTGGACCGAAAAATTTAATGCCGTTATCTGCGACAGGATTATGAGATGCTGAAATCATAACACCTGCTTCAGCATTCATGACGCGTGTAAGATACGCTACACCTGGTGTACTAATTACACCTAAACGCATAACTTCTGCTCCAATTGAAAGAAGACCTGCAACAAGTGCACCTTCCAACATCTCCCCAGAAATACGTGTATCGCGTCCAATTAATACTTTCGGGCGATCTTTAGCATCCTTCGTTAGCACATAGCCGCCAATACGGCCTAGTTTAAATGCCAACTCTGGTGTTAGTTCACTATTTGCGACACCGCGAACGCCATCTGTTCCGAAATATTTACCCATTACTTTTTCTCTCCTTCAACGCTTGAAATACCATACGTTTTTAAATTTACCACCTAAAGTGGATTGCTTGTTATTGATAGTTAGTTTCCATCTGTATCTTCACTATTAGAATCGGTATCTGTATCTGCTTCACTATCTTTTCCCTGTTCACGAACTGGCTCTCCACTCACAGTTGCGCGTACCGTTAGTTTCTCATGTGATAACTTGGTAGCCCCTGTTGGAAGCTCAATTTTAAATTCGTAAGGACCGGATTTTTTAATTTTTGAAACATCAACGTCTACGGCAACTTCTTTTAATGAATCCACTACAGATTTCGAACCATATACCGTTATGTTTGATTTTTCCGGGGATAAACTGTCAATTGTAAGCCCCTCTACTGGTTCCCCAATTTCGTTTATCTTAATCGGGACTTCTTTACTATATTCATTAATTTCTACTTTTACATTGACCTTATCCGGATTAATGCTGACATCGAGCTTATTCAGATCACGGTCTAGTACCTTTACAGCCGCTTCTTGCTCAAATGATTTATTTACATCTTTCTCGCCTGAAACCGTCGCCTTTACATAACTTATGTTATCAATGACACTCTTTGCTCCTGTTACCGCTACTTTTGACGGTTCTGCCGTCATCTCGTTCAGTACGAAGTTCTCAGCTAAAAGACGGTTATTCATTTCCGGTTCTACACGAAACTGTTCAGTAACCTTTTCCTCAATTGTTACATTAATTATTCTTGGCTCAATTGATACATCCAGTTTTTCCGAAAAGTTTTCTTGATGTATTGTAACGCTATGTTCACCAATTAACAATGAGTTTAAATCGACAAAAAGTTTGAAATCCTTTTCAAGCTTTGTTTTCATTACAATTTGTTTCGGACCTGAAATTTTTACGTCGACCGTTTCAGGGAGCCCTGTAACAAATAAATTATCAGAATCATAGTACACTTCCAATGGCACATTTGTGATGACATCTGTTTCATTGGATGTGCTCGAATCCGTTTCACGTTTTTCTTCTGTTTGAATATACAGGAATAGTGCCACCGCTAAAAACAAAGCGGTTAAACGGAGCATCCATGAGCTATCAAATATTTTATCCATTCTTTTTCCCTCCCCAAGTCCACTTAGATGCTAAGTTAGAATCTTGTTCAGGACCAAACCACAGTTTGCGCAGTAATTCTTCAAATTCTGTAATAGTAAGGTTACGGTGTAAATTACCATTAGCTGTTATACTAATCGCACCTGTTTCTTCGGATACAACAATTGTAATTGCATCTGTTACTTCACTTAACCCAAGTGCTGCCCGGTGACGTGTACCAAGTTCTTTGGAAATAAATGCACTTTCCGACAATGGCAAGTAACAAGCCGAAGCGGCTATTTGGTTTTTCTGTATAATTACGGCCCCGTCATGTAACGGTGTATTTGGGATGAAAATATTAATCATTAATTCAGAAGAAATTGCGGCATCCATCTTGATGCCCGTTTCTACATATTCATTTAATCCTGTATCTTTTTCAATCGAAATAAGTGCTCCAATTCGGCGTTTTGCCATATAACTTACAGATTTTTTCATCGCCTCGACTAAGCGTGTCTGCTCATCTTCCTGCTGGTTATTCGTTCGTTGGAAAATCTTACCCCGTCCGATTTGCTCAAGGGCCCGGCGAATTTCCGGCTGGAATATTATAATAATTGCTAAGAAACCCCAATCAATTACTTCTTGCAATAACCAATCAAGGGTGTCTAGACCGAAAACGTAGGTAGCAAATTTCGCTAACACAACAATTAATAACCCTTTCAATAATTGAACGGCTTTCGTTCCTTTAATGAGGGTCAATGCTTTATAAACTACATACCAGACAAGCAGTACGTCCAGTACTTTAAAAATCATATCTACAGCAGCAATGTCTGTAAATTGCTCAATTATTTGCATGTGGCATCCCCCACCTTTACTTGCTATTCCATCTTGGTTTTAGTATAGCACAATTCTGTCAGTGATTAACTTTCCTAACAGAAAAAAGTCTACCCGAACGAGTAGACTTTTCTTTCTATACTAGAACGGCTTTTTTTTGAGAAAAGTTCCGATTTATTAAGAAAATATTATTTCTTGTTTTCATTATCGTGATGATAGTTCTGAGTTATTACTCATTAAAAACAGCGATTGCTTTATTGAAGCCGTCTTTAATTTTGTACCAAAGCCATTCGAACATTTCATCAATTTCCTCTACTTGCCCTGTAACGACTGCCGTAGATGCCATGTAGTTGCCATTGATAACTGTAATATTGCCGTCCACTTCCCCTTCGACAATAATATCTCCATTTTTCACAACGATGTCACCTTTAACGACTTCACCTACCGGCACTGTTACCGTTTGCCCTTCAACGACTAAATTAGGCTGTTTCGTCACAGAGAATTGATCGTCATTCGGAAAACTGCCTAACAATGTGGCACTCATACATAAAAAGAATACTGCTGCAGCTACAAGTACAGGATGCTGACGGAACCAACGTTTGATGCCGGCAGAACTTTTGCGTTTCGGTAAACGGCTTATCACTTGATCCTCAAAGCGCGGAGGGGCAGTAATATGTGCTGCACTCTTGATAAACGCAACCGTGTCACTTAATTCATGCATATGTTGTTGGCAATCAGGGCATGTTTGTAAATGCTGCTTCAATATTTGTTCATGCTCACGACTAATATCACCATCTAAATATTCGTGCATATAATCCACGAATTCTGATGCACACGTTTTCATGCGTATCTTCCTCCTACAAATTGTTTAACTGCTTTCTTAACGCTTCACGGCCACGGTGAATTCGCGTTTTAACTGTTCCTAAAGGCATATCCAAAATTTCGCTTATTTCCTGAAGGGACAGTTCTTCAATATATTTTAATACAATGACCGATCGATACTTATCGGGAAGGCGGCTAATTTCATATTGTATTCGGTCCTGAAGCTCCATCTGCAAGGCGGCCTCTTCCGGCAACTGCTCCTCTGCGGCAATCTGAGAATACATATCCAGCCCTTCTGTTCCCGCTACCTCCGCATCTAAGTAATAATCGGGCTTCTTTTTACGAATTCGGTCAATACAAAGATTTGTTCCGATTCGGTAAAGCCATGTTGAAAATTTTCGATTTTGATCATACGAATGTAAATTAATATAGGCCCGTATGAATGCCTCCTGTGCGATATCTTCTGCTTCCTGTTTATTTCCAAGCATTCGATAGCACACTTGATACAGCTTGTGCTGGTAGAGGTTAACGATGTCGGCATATGCGTTTTGGTCACCTTTAAGCACTTGCTTTATTCTTTTATTAACTAACGCATC
Proteins encoded:
- a CDS encoding type 1 glutamine amidotransferase domain-containing protein, whose product is MAKIATLITDKFEDVEFTSPKQALEAAGHTIVTIDKEGNKSITGKNGEATVQIDKGVAEANPQDFDALFIPGGFSPDLLRDDERVVAFAKYFMDEKKPVFAICHGPQLLITAKSLEGRDATGYKSIKVDMEYAGVNFHDEEVFVCQKQLVTSRTPDDLPAFNREIVNLLEEKGL
- the glmM gene encoding phosphoglucosamine mutase, giving the protein MGKYFGTDGVRGVANSELTPELAFKLGRIGGYVLTKDAKDRPKVLIGRDTRISGEMLEGALVAGLLSIGAEVMRLGVISTPGVAYLTRVMNAEAGVMISASHNPVADNGIKFFGPDGFKLTDAQEEEIERILDAEEDTLPRPVGAAVGSVTDYFEGGQKYISYLKQTVEEDFEGLHVALDCAHGATSSLATHLFADLEADISTMGASPDGLNINEGVGSTHPEKLAAFVAERGADVGLAFDGDGDRLIAVDENGTIVDGDQIMFIIGKYLHAKGRLNKGTIVSTVMSNMGFYKALEDNEMTSVQTAVGDRYVVEEMRANDYNLGGEQSGHIVFLDYNTTGDGLLTGIQLVNIMKATGKKLSELAGEMTIYPQKLVNVRVTDKHAVTQNEKVAAVIAEVEAEMAGNGRVLVRPSGTEPLVRVMVEAASEEACENYVARIADVVRTEMGLAE
- a CDS encoding CdaR family protein, with the protein product MDKIFDSSWMLRLTALFLAVALFLYIQTEEKRETDSSTSNETDVITNVPLEVYYDSDNLFVTGLPETVDVKISGPKQIVMKTKLEKDFKLFVDLNSLLIGEHSVTIHQENFSEKLDVSIEPRIINVTIEEKVTEQFRVEPEMNNRLLAENFVLNEMTAEPSKVAVTGAKSVIDNISYVKATVSGEKDVNKSFEQEAAVKVLDRDLNKLDVSINPDKVNVKVEINEYSKEVPIKINEIGEPVEGLTIDSLSPEKSNITVYGSKSVVDSLKEVAVDVDVSKIKKSGPYEFKIELPTGATKLSHEKLTVRATVSGEPVREQGKDSEADTDTDSNSEDTDGN
- the cdaA gene encoding diadenylate cyclase CdaA, translating into MQIIEQFTDIAAVDMIFKVLDVLLVWYVVYKALTLIKGTKAVQLLKGLLIVVLAKFATYVFGLDTLDWLLQEVIDWGFLAIIIIFQPEIRRALEQIGRGKIFQRTNNQQEDEQTRLVEAMKKSVSYMAKRRIGALISIEKDTGLNEYVETGIKMDAAISSELMINIFIPNTPLHDGAVIIQKNQIAASACYLPLSESAFISKELGTRHRAALGLSEVTDAITIVVSEETGAISITANGNLHRNLTITEFEELLRKLWFGPEQDSNLASKWTWGGKKNG
- a CDS encoding anti-sigma factor family protein, which gives rise to MKTCASEFVDYMHEYLDGDISREHEQILKQHLQTCPDCQQHMHELSDTVAFIKSAAHITAPPRFEDQVISRLPKRKSSAGIKRWFRQHPVLVAAAVFFLCMSATLLGSFPNDDQFSVTKQPNLVVEGQTVTVPVGEVVKGDIVVKNGDIIVEGEVDGNITVINGNYMASTAVVTGQVEEIDEMFEWLWYKIKDGFNKAIAVFNE
- the sigW gene encoding RNA polymerase sigma factor SigW; the protein is MDALVNKRIKQVLKGDQNAYADIVNLYQHKLYQVCYRMLGNKQEAEDIAQEAFIRAYINLHSYDQNRKFSTWLYRIGTNLCIDRIRKKKPDYYLDAEVAGTEGLDMYSQIAAEEQLPEEAALQMELQDRIQYEISRLPDKYRSVIVLKYIEELSLQEISEILDMPLGTVKTRIHRGREALRKQLNNL